In Scylla paramamosain isolate STU-SP2022 chromosome 30, ASM3559412v1, whole genome shotgun sequence, the following are encoded in one genomic region:
- the LOC135116041 gene encoding cuticle protein CP1246-like: protein MHGYKRASAPILHQSSQQPYLGVPRKTRTAAMKLLVAMCLMAAGVSAQYGHGGVVYPDGRQHQFTREQADNIAVVGSSGVIMKDGSHVQFGQDMAALHNNFPRHRRSNPHVLSHGPSGIIFKDGTQKQLARGTTLVHSSASGTVFSDGYNIQHSAKKRSAALVGDSAVITPGGKMIQLGHGVSVLLAGPSAVRLSNGKVIQYEH, encoded by the exons ATGCACGGGTATAAAAGGGCGTCCGCCCCAATCCTGCATCAGTCATCCCAGCAGCCTTATCTTGGAGTGCCGAGGAAGACCAGGACTGCAGCCATGAAGCTTTTG GTAGCAATGTGTCTGATGGCGGCGGGCGTCAGCGCCCAGTATGGCCACGGCGGTGTTGTCTATCCTGACGGAAGGCAGCACCAGTTCACCCGCGAGCAGGCTGACAACATCGCCGTCGTCGGCTCGTCGGGCGTGATCATGAAGGACGGGTCTCACGTTCAGTTTGGCCAAGATATGGCTGCCCTCCACAACAACTTCCCTCGCCACCGCCGCAGCAATCCCCATGTGCTGTCCCATGGTCCCTCGGGAATAATATTCAAAGACGGCACACAGAAGCAGCTGGCCCGTGGCACAACCTTGGTTCACAGCAGTGCCTCCGGGACTGTGTTCTCCGACGGATACAACATCCAGCACAGCGCAAAGAAGCGATCGGCCGCCCTTGTCGGCGACTCAGCGGTCATCACTCCCGGAGGAAAGATGATTCAGCTAGGTCATGGCGTCTCTGTCCTCCTGGCCGGCCCCTCCGCAGTCAGGCTGAGCAATGGCAAGGTCATCCAGTATGAACATTAG